Part of the Acidobacteriota bacterium genome, CCGATTGGTTCCTGGAGACGTGGTCTGCGTACTGACCTCCGACACCGAACACGTCGTTGCGGAAACGCTCCGCCAGCCATGCGCGCGATTTGTCGGTGCTCCACCCGACGGCGGCACGGGCGCCGCCACCGTGGCGGTGCCGCTGGAGGGACGCCGCCGTGCCCTGGGGGTCCTGCTGATCGAGGGCCTCAGCGTGCATCCGGGAGACGTCCAGCAGACGCTTGATCTGGTCGAAGGCCTGGGACACCAGCTGGCCAACGTCATCGAGAGCACTCAGCTGCTGGACGATGTGCTGCGCACGAGGCGCGAACTCGAGAACACGTTCGACTCGATGCGCGACCATGTGTTCGTGTGCGGCCACGATGGCCGCGTCTCTCATGTCAACCAGGCCGTGGTGCGCCGCCTGAATCGGTTACGTGGGGAACTGGTTGGGCACCCGATCTCCGCGATGGTCGGCCCGAGTTTCGCCGAATGGCTGGCCACGCCCGACGACGGCGAGGGCGAACAGAGACCGGCGCGCACCGCAGAAATCGAAGATGCGGTGCTGGGCGGGACATTCCTGGTGACGGTGACGCCGTTGGCCGATAAGAACCCGTCGCTGCTGGGCTCTGTCGTGGTCGCCCGCGATGTGTCCGAGGAACGCCGGCTCGGGGCCGAGCGGGCCGCGCTCAGGGAGCGGCTCGCGCGATCGGAAGCGATGGGGCATCTGGTCGCCGGCATCGCGCACGAGCTCAATAATCCGTTGCAGGCGGTGCTTGGCCACGTTGAATTGCTTCAGCGCTCACACAGGTTCTCGGCGATGGTCTCGAGTGGACTGCGCCTGGTCTACCGGGAATCCGATCGCGCCGCACGGATTGTTCGCAACCTGCTGGTGCTGGCTGGTTCCGGGCACGTGGTGCAGCGTCCGGTCAGTGTCAACGCGGCCCTGCGCCGCGCGCTGGCCCTGAGAGCCTCTGCCTGCCGCCGCGCGAAGATCACGGTGGTGCGACGATTGTCGGAATCGGTGCCGAAGGTGGCTGGCGATGCGGTGCTTCTCCAGCAAGCGTTTCTCAATCTGATTCTCAACGCCGAACAGGCGCTCGAGGGACGGGCGGGCCGAATCGAGGTCCGGTCGTCGTATTCGGCGAGCCGGAAACTGGTGGCGGTCGAAGTCAAAGACTCGGGCTCCGGGAT contains:
- a CDS encoding ATP-binding protein, translated to MEHAPLSAGSVINLLARSDQLTDVVAALRDRAAAATGATMTVLLELDARSGQLHQAADPTDDEQHQHTWFDEEDDAALVADVLSSGRVRQVALNSRTAPELARRLGTAAVVLAPVIHAGQPLGLLVLGLPAAVPAIEWSDRVVECAEAIGLTLVRARMRHEASLQHDLQGLLVELGRSGTPTIPLDRFENFCTDVARAMDAERVDLWLHDRLGRKIDRMVSSDRLVPGDVVCVLTSDTEHVVAETLRQPCARFVGAPPDGGTGAATVAVPLEGRRRALGVLLIEGLSVHPGDVQQTLDLVEGLGHQLANVIESTQLLDDVLRTRRELENTFDSMRDHVFVCGHDGRVSHVNQAVVRRLNRLRGELVGHPISAMVGPSFAEWLATPDDGEGEQRPARTAEIEDAVLGGTFLVTVTPLADKNPSLLGSVVVARDVSEERRLGAERAALRERLARSEAMGHLVAGIAHELNNPLQAVLGHVELLQRSHRFSAMVSSGLRLVYRESDRAARIVRNLLVLAGSGHVVQRPVSVNAALRRALALRASACRRAKITVVRRLSESVPKVAGDAVLLQQAFLNLILNAEQALEGRAGRIEVRSSYSASRKLVAVEVKDSGSGIAPDVLPRVFDPFFTTKDVGSGLGLTMTLRIIREHGGDVVAAPRGSGGAVFTVHLPAAPSSKR